In Liolophura sinensis isolate JHLJ2023 chromosome 2, CUHK_Ljap_v2, whole genome shotgun sequence, a genomic segment contains:
- the LOC135463029 gene encoding antistasin-like has translation MWKLMLTFVVLIAMTAATSPPVQCPPICFMWCSTGNVRDQNGCELCMCRPAPNDDFSVCPPQCRMGCAYGFVRDENNCDICQCRDPPPGGYQYQQK, from the exons ATGTGGAAGCTCATGCTCACTTTCGTTGTACTGATCGCTATGACAGCGG CGACCAGCCCTCCTGTACAGTGTCCGCCTATTTGTTTCATGTGGTGTTCGACTGGCAACGTGCGCGACCAAAACGGATGTGAGCTGTGTATGTGCCGTCCAG CACCTAATGACGATTTTAGTGTGTGCCCGCCACAGTGTCGAATGGGTTGCGCTTATGGGTTTGTACGAGACGAGAACAACTGTGACATCTGCCAGTGTCGAGATC CTCCACCTGGCGGGTACCAATACCAGCAGAAATAA